The following are from one region of the Salmo trutta chromosome 20, fSalTru1.1, whole genome shotgun sequence genome:
- the LOC115155677 gene encoding uncharacterized protein LOC115155677 isoform X2 translates to MSASYLQHLCILQLVWCLGCWKATEASPYKECEHGIAFRRGPGIQTDVGDMMGRDQNEEQVQNVFKRFLFHYSKDNSVDSVQHAKHSDV, encoded by the exons ATGAGCGCTTCGTATCTTCAACACCTTTGCATACTTCAATTGGTCTGGTGCCTTGGATGTTGGAAGGCGACAG AGGCCAGTCCATACAAAGAGTGTGAACATGGAATTGCTTTCAGAAGG GGTCCTGGGATCCAGACTGATGTTGGTGATATGATGGGGAGAGATCAGAATGAG GAGCAAGTTCAGAATGTTTTCAAAAGA TTCCTGTTTCACTACTCAAAGGACAACTCGGTAGACTCTGTACAGCATGCG AAGCACTCTGATGTGTGA
- the LOC115155677 gene encoding neuromedin-U isoform X1: protein MSASYLQHLCILQLVWCLGCWKATEASPYKECEHGIAFRRGPGIQTDVGDMMGRDQNEEQVQNVFKRFLFHYSKDNSVDSVQHASHSVHPLMRLSPKLSQRRKKQLILLKHSDV, encoded by the exons ATGAGCGCTTCGTATCTTCAACACCTTTGCATACTTCAATTGGTCTGGTGCCTTGGATGTTGGAAGGCGACAG AGGCCAGTCCATACAAAGAGTGTGAACATGGAATTGCTTTCAGAAGG GGTCCTGGGATCCAGACTGATGTTGGTGATATGATGGGGAGAGATCAGAATGAG GAGCAAGTTCAGAATGTTTTCAAAAGA TTCCTGTTTCACTACTCAAAGGACAACTCGGTAGACTCTGTACAGCATGCG TCCCATTCAGTGCACCCGCTGATGCGCCTGTCACCCAAACTGTCTCAGAGGAGAAAGAAGCAGCTCATACTTTTG AAGCACTCTGATGTGTGA
- the LOC115155676 gene encoding phosducin-like protein 3 → MQDPNADTEWNDILRKKGILPPKEKTQDEVDEDALEQQILLQQESVVKTYESMTLDQLDENEDDFSEEDEAAIEIYRQKRLAEWKATQIKNCFGEVVEISGQDYIKEVNKAGEGIWVVLHLYKQGIPLCTLINQHLSEMARKFPQTKFLKSISTTCIPNYPDHNLPTIFVYHEGEMKAQYIGPLVFGGMNLKVEELEWRLSESGAVKTDLEENPKKQIEDKLMSSIRSTLPTRKDSDSEED, encoded by the exons ATGCAG GACCCTAACGCAGATACCGAGTGGAATGATATCCTGAGGAAGAAGGGGATCCTTCCTCCCAAGGAGAAAACTCAGGATGAGGTTGATGAGGACGCTCTAGAGCAGCAGATTCTTCTTCAGCAAGAATCTGTTG TAAAAACCTATGAAAGTATGACTCTGGACCAGCTGGATGAGAACGAGGATGACTTCAGTGAAGAGGATGAGGCTGCCATTGAGATTTACAG GCAAAAGAGGCTTGCAGAATGGAAAGCCACCCAGATAAAGAATTGCTTTGGAGAAGTAGTGGAGATTTCTGGGCAGGACTACATCAAGGAGGTGAACAAAGCTGGAGAGGGCATCTGGGTTGTGCTGCATCTCTACAAACAGGG AATTCCTCTGTGCACCCTGATAAACCAGCATCTGTCAGAAATGGCCAGGAAATTCCCCCAGACCAAGTTCCTCAAGTCCATCTCCACCACATGCATCCCCAACTACCCTGACCACAACCTACCCACCATCTTTGTCTACCACGAGGGAGAGATGAAGGCACAGTACATCGGGCCTCTGGTCTTCGGGGGCATGAACCTCAAAGTTGAGG AGCTGGAGTGGAGGTTATCAGAATCTGGCGCTGTCAAGACAGACCTGGAAGAAAACCCCAAGAAGCAGATTGAAGACAAGCTGATGTCGTCGATCCGATCCACTCTCCCCACACGGAAAGACAGTGACTCCGAAGAGGACTAG